From Theileria orientalis strain Shintoku DNA, chromosome 4, complete genome, the proteins below share one genomic window:
- a CDS encoding uncharacterized protein (protein kinase, core domain containing protein), with amino-acid sequence MTSDKVVNSPPSSHTFNSLIDHKNKILNSLQYELQYANLEFKLINYLFALNSQRGSDVDQDVETDLFKNHSFLKFDTAEFHETKNNWTSLVNDSITSIKNSLSKKKDTSNEQLQLDEVHQSITSLQNAYFTAVQQRENNMKLMLRMKMYSGNRLKLLSDSLKAYQSTAEFKKLYDEPKTKLVEPNYNKALHNMIDAEFKRVINSNLTHDLYSSLFKKGSKQTMLKHVNLSPIPVFKSPNSTKLMNIFTLTSSLDEFKISAKNIYLKYGGSTMSFNVFNNVVLFLVQSLHLPNLHRIPTDHIYSVYNVNPSSLLDFRTFLILYWEVLHALKYAIEVYYHPRYTFNSTDMYLNYLVDDYHPFVNISDHYSFIKRLSPGRSSSKYVAKELKTDELRVIEILFKTPDLPLFHEIYSEFEVLKRFDHKNLVKYIAVYHDYNSLYVVTEFCPELSLTNKLSSLDSSTFDYSLGFVHNVFTQLVEALVYLHCNNVTHLSLNPEKIMIDDSTALPKIKIRDYGFYESFSSYKHQSPLTTIHQAPEVASSTITPKSNVWTAGMILLFMVTGTRLLILISSSTKIFSIPCYKIPLTYLTQDNFIGQVPSKTANNTSFVDHLPHMLLHSTLFKVEDDLYDLITYILCKDPNLRPSSFDVLSHSWFNATGPWPSAYNLRFLTHSVHDLMALSNYRNITRFLESSNVFYVNKMNKLMNTLVLSAEPNQPDVVGYGSALKVLKLANVPNHLISEFVHITSLKDSDKCSLKDLFLATKYWRHGELNILWSVCRKHIDETDWSFNKTKFVELLSDSKSSLLMKEEVNSVCRSLELNDKVR; translated from the exons ATGACGAGTGATAAGGTTGTAAATTCTCCTCCATCATctcacacatttaattcTTTAATTGATCacaagaataaaatattaaactcACTTCAATATGAACTACAATATGCAAATTTGGAATTTAAACTgatcaattatttatttgctttAAACTCCCAAAGAG GTTCCGATGTTGACCAAGATGTTGAAACTGAtctatttaaaaatcacaGCTTTCTAAAGTTTGATACAGCTGAGTTCCATGAAACCAAAAATAATTGGACTAGTTTAGTAAATGATTCTATAACttcaattaaaaattcacTGTCGAAAAAAAAGGATACATCTAATGAACAGTTGCAGCTTGACGAAGTACACCAATCTATTACGAGCCTTCAGAATGCATATTTTACCGCAGTACAACAGAgagaaaataatatgaagCTAATGCTAAGGATGAAAATGTACTCAGGCAATAgattaaaattactttCGGATTCGCTTAAAGCTTACCAATCGACAGCTGAGTTTAAGAAATTATATGATGAGCCTAAAACTAAACTGGTTGAACCAAATTATAACAAAGCATTACATAACATGATTGATGCTGAATTCAAGAGAGTTATAAACTCCAATTTAACCCATGATTTATATTCTAGTCTTTTTAAAAAGGGCTCAAAACAAACTATGCTGAAGCATGTTAATCTATCTCCAATAcctgtttttaaatcacCCAATTCAACAAAGTTGATGAACATATTCACGCTGACATCATCACTAGATGAGTTTAAGATATCagcaaaaaatatatacctg aaataCGGAGGAAGTACAATGTCGTTCAATGTATTCAACAACGTGGTTTTATTTCTAGTACAATCTCTACACCTTCCTAACCTACACA GAATTCCAACAGATCACATATACAGCGTATATAACGTAAATCCCAGCTCATTACTGGACTTTAGAACGTTCTTAATACTG taCTGGGAAGTTTTACACGCACTTAAGTATGCAATTGAGGTTTACTATCACCCAcgatacacatttaactcCACAGACATGTATCTCAACTACTTAGTGGACGACTACCACCCTTTCGTCAACATTTCAG ACCACTactcatttattaaaagacTGTCCCCTGGAAGGTCCTCTAGTAAATATGTCGCAAAGGAGCTAAAGACTGACGAACTCAGGGTAATAGAAATACTTTTTAAGACTCCGGACCTACCATTGTTTCATGAGATTTATTCGGAGTTTGAAGTCTTAAAACGTTTTGACCACAAGAACCTCGTTAAGTACATAGCTGTGTACCATGACTACAACTCATTATACGTTGTTACAGA GTTTTGCCCAGAGTTATCTCTTACGAATAAGCTGAGCTCTCTAGATTCTTCAACTTTTGATTATTCACTGGGATTTGTACACAACGTGTTTACCCAACTGGTCGAGGCGCTAGTGTATTTACACTGCAACAATGTTACTCATTTGTCTCTTAATCCTGAGAAGATCATGATTGACGATTCAACTGCTCTGCCAAAGATAAAGATTAGAGACTACG GATTTTATGAATCTTTCTCCAGTTATAAGCACCAATCACCTCTAACGACTATTCATCAAGCTCCTGAAGTAGCAAGCTCCACAATAACTCCAAAGAGTAATGTCTGGACAGCTGGAATGATTTTGTTATTCATGGTCACAGGTACAcgtttattaatattaatatctTCTAGTactaaaatattttcaattcCATGTTACAAAATACcattaacatatttaacgCAAGATAATTTTATAGGTCAAGTTCCTAGTAAAACGGCTAACAATACCAGTTTTGTTGACCACTTACCACATATGCTATTACACTCAACTCTTTTTAAAGTTGAAGATGACTTGTACGAtttaataacatatattctTTGCAAAGACCCTAACTTGAGACCATCATCTTTTGATGTACTGTCTCACTCCTGGTTTAATGCAACTGGTCCCTGGCCAAGTGCTTACAACCTACGGTTTTTAACACATAGTGTACAC gATCTCATGGCTCTGAGTAATTATCGCAACATAACGAGGTTCCTGGAATCGAgtaatgtattttatgtGAACAAAATGAATAAACTGATGAACACACTGGTGCTTTCGGCTGAACCTAATCAACCAGACGTGGTAGGGTACGGAAGCGCGTTGAaggtgctgaagctggCGAATGTTCCTAACCACTTAATATCTGAGTTTGTGCACATAACGTCCCTGAAGGATTCTGACAAGTGCTCACTGAAAg ACCTATTTCTCGCCACTAAATACTGGAGGCACGGGGAGTTGAACATACTGTGGTCAGTATGTAGAAAACACATAGAC GAAACTGACTGGTCgtttaataaaactaaatttgTTGAACTTTTAAGTGATTCGAAATCGTCATTGTtgatgaaggaggaggtcAATTCAGTATGTAGGTCACTGGAACTAAACGACAAGGTAAGATGA
- a CDS encoding silencing mediator for retinoid and thyroid hormone receptor has protein sequence MVAHSYPNSPNLSSSHSRRYSYNVDNDSYNNPNIDFTERFGNEGDIDYHQLLYNNNLNIYHSTSLNRELEGINLLASRSSTSYIESAIKPNVQKPTAYDESLNINNANLLTPQRRLTHVSRSNDGVSSNKISSSELSPSFKYCSTPVTKKAESSQMETNSISSIRFNPTSLISLPFGYNNNTFTKIRTDDVTYPSVYRKASRVSDVKGDRRFKKFPLSMFGYEGDGNEDHGSESNDSTSKSHFLHDFNNEGSNKSVYNLMIHNDYSANPYKRRYHSLINERRRLLSGVNGDAVDHISLPDRMPKRQRKTTPKPRQIISDETLEEAELTEEFLLKKQKQLIAYSLPSLSAEDQRYIESIDASNKPIEDVMLKEMIEMLTHCMSFSQNVYNALNDPDESDQTRLYNEHLFTEENLLELSTMIKRALSSVNNELIALNFVKGMLKSDYDNINSEESYQQFIDYTYNVKRLKRLFRHDQYTLINSYIDENYYEDVEQTKENYILLTSPSMAFYNGLRCVKGLCTTSDYLFKNNVFTECDSCSGCYLWSGDKKEFTQKGFGTVGAWTLDHGLIFDVMNQNKNKMLSSTLRFVNDVCKVAIAEVRIPKPEFSEFTEYNCVNGYCCSKCCTCRRTTDQAKMYTSTLEHEPVEDKILNFTIDTKIATVDLLKNVMGSCSCYCKCHNDPVHVLDRVVSTSSNVNECYNEAISWYDVDVANIATDTSSSRQGSEHIVQERVILRVKMDSIPLSWKLKMPFTCKLDINLNTDSSKNKRFDSHDSSNYSSAELSGSVGVNGLNIVNATAAGNVNVTANSNDDMFTVNGNLNATSNGNCSATANINVNATPNVNVNATPNGNCSATANINVNAAGNDDTGTDQDVAPVTSSKINIKSIFKFGNKSDKTSSRSSSRRGSSNKDEANNKGSEAADGSQNPNSDQSKMGNEHQLKATDGGNGVSIGTTVSNGNGDGSNSSTRSTPRNRRRNKKFDVECSPFSSWDSNNSRKRGGGGSSKFSESTGQRGKEKYSTTNGVTDAFGGNLLRGVRDKLQHGSPFFRNKGVRNFKFLEDFTFWDALDLLKSEMVSLHNNMKKERQLSRSTGVFDGMEIDTSAMSTKTLVLNKESFATDSKDSYVEIALYLPYVPSHILPWQFVSVDPAEILMNRMNVEEEGEEDGTSMSTYENNMLKEYKIVSRSFKRVAHFMKMWINSRNEIFENEKELYEMYKRKWHIYINSFDRSKVDVFSWGVLPVRAIDLPDKFIPLPAGYRHNNISYPYINNETISPFHIQGFGIADIVYRKRRFSQLTHTDEAEKNELPLPGTSRHRDPQLGRRKTMEDAVTSKVAEPDTQARSNAYLMPVFSNLTGPSVRWTQCLMDGPKEPLEWIPDFKAMPIYRVMKCPEMNFYTLDALVVYDRKNVVSEEELLEDELNYRVAQVWSMAEVKTFVEKYLMYPKNFSKIAQFLENKKCGDCVEFYYRFKYRLKLKQRVEELRTRIRSKIDMTKNLKREASIMSSLDDIMDDCNTDIVREFNSRNQMAFTALSDYLLRCGSLDSAQEYYVKYTQHQEPQTSDDDYQYTLDNIAEGYFLPSKYLSMTTRKTVEYTASALPGDHTVESKKGCFIFDYSEQGEGDKIDAHSDLAKSFVVSLNFESFVNTRCRGLKKTTLSNIDRILYNYERPAEFYQGGAGEKPAPLGGASLDRPAEFARGRDERGYLELAPNYGYDTNPGMLTRKKVISQLKYGYESPRYSKQPPRPRAKKKPSKWTIEEKMTYRAAFREHGKDWAKLYDAMAPYGKSLDQIKNFYHKNNFKMKTDESE, from the coding sequence ATGGTTGCCCATTCTTATCCAAATTCTCCAAATTTGTCTTCCAGTCACTCCCGGCGATATTCCTACAACGTTGACAACGATAGCTACAATAACCCTAACATTGACTTCACAGAACGGTTTGGAAATGAAGGGGATATAGACTACCATCAGTTGTTATACAATAACAACTTAAACATTTACCATTCAACGTCACTTAACCGTGAACTCGAAGGTATCAACCTTCTAGCCTCAAGATCTAGCACAAGTTACATTGAAAGCGCAATAAAACCAAACGTGCAAAAACCCACAGCATATGATGAGAGTTTGAACATAAACAACGCTAACCTGCTGACTCCACAAAGAAGGCTTACACACGTATCACGTAGCAATGACGGAGTGTCGTCGAACAAGATTTCGTCGAGCGAATTGTCCCCGTCATTTAAGTACTGCTCAACGCCAGTCACAAAAAAGGCAGAATCATCGCAAATGGAGACTAACTCGATCTCGTCGATTAGGTTTAATCCGACGTCGCTTATATCACTGCCGTTCGGatacaacaataacacGTTCACGAAGATAAGGACAGATGACGTTACGTACCCGTCAGTATACAGGAAGGCGTCAAGAGTGTCCGATGTAAAGGGTGATAgaagatttaaaaagtttCCGCTCTCAATGTTCGGATACGAAGGGGACGGAAACGAAGACCATGGCTCAGAGAGCAACGACTCGACATCGAAATCGCACTTTTTGCACGATTTTAATAACGAAGGCTCCAATAAGTCGGTGTACAACTTGATGATACATAACGATTATTCGGCGAACCCGTATAAGAGAAGGTACCACAGCTTGATAAATGAAAGGAGAAGACTGCTATCGGGAGTAAACGGAGATGCAGTGGATCACATATCGCTGCCAGATAGAATGCCAAAAAGACAGAGGAAGACGACGCCGAAGCCAAGACAAATAATAAGCGATGAAACGCTGGAAGAGGCGGAGCTGACGGAAGAGTttctgctgaagaagcagaagcagcTGATAGCGTACTCGCTTCCATCGCTGAGCGCAGAAGACCAAAGATACATAGAGAGCATAGACGCGTCAAATAAGCCAATAGAAGATGTTATGCTGAAGGAGATGATTGAGATGCTGACCCACTGTATGTCCTTTAGCCAGAATGTGTACAACGCACTGAATGACCCGGATGAGAGTGATCAAACGAGGTTGTACAACGAGCACCTGTTTACGGAGGAGAACCTGTTGGAGCTAAGCACGATGATAAAGAGGGCCCTCTCAAGCGTGAACAACGAGTTGATAGCACTGAATTTTGTGAAGGGGATGCTGAAGTCGGACTACGACAACATTAACTCGGAAGAGAGTTACCAGCAGTTCATAGACTACACGTATAACGTTAAGAGACTGAAGAGGCTCTTCAGGCACGACCAGTACACGCTGATCAACAGCTACATCGACGAAAACTACTACGAAGACGTGGAGCAGACGAAGGAGAATTACATTCTGCTGACGAGTCCCTCAATGGCGTTCTACAACGGACTGAGGTGCGTGAAGGGGCTCTGCACGACCTCGGACTACCTCTTCAAGAACAACGTCTTCACGGAGTGCGACTCGTGCTCAGGCTGCTACCTGTGGTCAGGAGACAAGAAGGAGTTCACGCAGAAGGGCTTTGGAACGGTGGGAGCGTGGACGCTCGACCACGGGCTGATCTTTGACGTGATGAACCAGAACAAGAATAAGATGCTGAGCTCGACGCTGAGGTTCGTCAACGACGTGTGCAAGGTGGCAATAGCAGAGGTGCGCATCCCGAAGCCGGAGTTCAGCGAGTTCACGGAGTACAACTGCGTTAACGGATACTGCTGCAGCAAGTGCTGCACGTGCAGAAGGACCACGGACCAGGCGAAGATGTACACGTCGACGCTGGAGCACGAGCCGGTGGAGGACAAGATACTCAACTTCACAATCGACACGAAAATCGCAACGgtggacctgctgaaaaACGTGATGGGAAGCTGCTCGTGCTACTGCAAGTGCCACAACGACCCGGTGCACGTGCTCGACAGAGTGGTGAGCACGAGCTCGAACGTTAACGAGTGCTACAACGAGGCGATATCATGGTACGACGTGGACGTGGCGAACATAGCGACTGACACGTCGAGCTCTAGGCAGGGCAGCGAGCACATAGTGCAGGAAAGGGTGATTTTGAGAGTGAAGATGGACTCGATACCGCTGAGTTGGAAGCTGAAAATGCCGTTTACGTGTAAGCTTGACATAAATTTGAACACGGACTCGAGTAAGAATAAGCGGTTTGACAGCCATGATTCGTCGAACTACAGCAGTGCTGAATTGAGTGGTAGTGTCGGCGTTAACGGCTTGAACATCGTAAATGCCACTGCTGCTGGCAATGTTAATGTTACTGCTAACAGTAACGATGACATGTTCACTGTTAACGGCAACCTTAATGCTACTTCTAACGGTAACTGTAGTGCTACGGCAaacattaatgttaatGCCACTCCTAACGTTAATGTTAATGCCACTCCTAACGGTAACTGTAGTGCTACGGCAaacattaatgttaatGCTGCTGGTAATGATGACACGGGCACTGATCAAGACGTGGCTCCAGTAACTTCAAGTAAGATTAACATAAAGAGTATCTTTAAGTTTGGGAATAAATCAGACAAAACTAGTTCTAGATCCAGTAGTAGACGTGGGAGTAGCAACAAGGATGAAGCAAACAATAAGGGCAGTGAAGCCGCAGATGGAAGTCAAAACCCCAACAGTGATCAGAGTAAAATGGGTAATGAGCATCAGTTGAAAGCTACTGATGGTGGGAATGGAGTCAGTATTGGTACGACAGTTAGCAATGGTAACGGCGATGGAAGCAACAGTAGCACTAGGTCGACGCCGAGaaatagaagaagaaaTAAGAAGTTCGACGTGGAGTGCTCACCATTTAGCTCTTGGGATTCAAATAACTCGAGGAAAAGGGGAGGTGGAGGAAGTAGCAAATTTAGCGAGTCAACAGGGCAAAGAGGAAAGGAAAAATATAGTACCACGAATGGAGTGACTGACGCGTTTGGTGGAAATTTATTGAGAGGAGTTAGAGATAAGTTGCAGCACGGAAGCCCGTTTTTTAGAAACAAGGGAGTGAGGAATTTTAAGTTCCTGGAAGACTTCACATTCTGGGACGcgctggacctgctgaaaaGTGAGATGGTGTCACTGCACAACAACatgaagaaggaaagaCAGTTAAGTAGATCGACCGGGGTTTTTGACGGAATGGAAATAGACACCTCAGCAATGAGTACGAAGACCCTCGTGTTGAACAAAGAGTCGTTCGCAACAGACTCGAAGGACTCCTACGTGGAGATAGCACTGTACCTGCCGTACGTGCCCTCGCACATACTGCCGTGGCAGTTCGTGTCAGTGGACCCTGCGGAGATACTGATGAACAGAATGAACGTGGAGGAAGAAGGGGAGGAAGACGGAACATCGATGAGCACGTACGAAAATAACATGCTGAAGGAATACAAAATAGTGTCGAGGTCGTTCAAGAGAGTGGCGCACTTCATGAAGATGTGGATCAACTCGAGAAACGAAATATTCGAAAACGAAAAGGAGCTTTACGAAATGTATAAGAGAAAGTGGCACATTTACATAAACTCGTTTGATAGAAGTAAGGTGGACGTGTTCTCATGGGGAGTGCTGCCAGTGAGAGCAATTGACCTGCCAGACAAGTTCATACCGCTGCCAGCAGGCTACAGGCACAACAACATCAGCTACCCGTACATCAACAACGAGACGATATCGCCCTTTCACATACAAGGGTTCGGAATAGCGGACATAGTATACAGAAAAAGAAGGTTCAGTCAGCTGACGCACACGGACGAGGCAGAAAAGAACGAGCTGCCGCTGCCAGGAACCTCAAGGCACAGAGACCCGCAGCTGGGAAGAAGGAAGACAATGGAAGACGCAGTGACGAGCAAGGTGGCGGAGCCTGACACGCAGGCGAGGTCAAACGCATACCTGATGCCAGTATTCAGTAACCTCACGGGGCCGAGCGTGAGGTGGACGCAGTGCCTGATGGACGGCCCGAAGGAGCCGCTCGAGTGGATACCGGACTTCAAGGCGATGCCGATCTACAGGGTGATGAAGTGCCCGGAAATGAACTTCTACACGCTCGACGCGCTGGTGGTCTACGACAGGAAAAACGTGGTctcggaggaggagctgctggaagATGAGCTTAACTACAGAGTCGCGCAGGTGTGGTCGATGGCGGAGGTGAAGACGTTCGTGGAAAAGTACCTCATGTACCCGAAAAACTTCTCGAAGATCGCGCAGTTtctggaaaataaaaagtgcGGAGACTGCGTGGAGTTCTACTACAGGTTCAAGTACaggctgaagctgaagcagAGGGTGGAGGAGCTGCGCACGAGAATCAGGTCGAAGATCGACATGacgaagaacctgaagagaGAAGCCTCAATCATGAGCTCGCTCGACGACATCATGGACGACTGCAACACGGACATCGTGAGGGAGTTCAACAGCAGGAACCAAATGGCCTTCACGGCGCTCTCGGACTACCTGCTGCGCTGCGGCTCGCTGGACTCCGCGCAGGAGTACTACGTGAAGTACACGCAGCACCAGGAGCCGCAGACGTCAGACGACGACTACCAGTACACGCTCGACAACATAGCCGAGGGCTACTTCCTACCCTCAAAGTACCTCTCGATGACGACGAGGAAGACGGTGGAGTACACGGCCTCGGCGCTGCCGGGCGACCACACAGTGGAGTCGAAGAAGGGCTGCTTCATATTCGACTACTCGGAGCAGGGAGAGGGAGATAAGATCGACGCGCACAGCGACTTGGCGAAGTCGTTCGTGGTCTCCCTGAACTTCGAGTCATTCGTCAACACGCGCTGCAGGGGCCTGAAGAAGACGACGCTCTCGAACATAGACAGGATTCTGTACAACTACGAGAGGCCGGCCGAGTTCTACCAGGGCGGAGCGGGGGAGAAGCCGGCGCCATTGGGAGGAGCGAGTCTGGACAGGCCGGCCGAGTTTGCGAGGGGCAGAGACGAGAGGGGGTACCTCGAGCTTGCGCCGAACTACGGATATGACACGAACCCGGGGATGCTGACGCGCAAGAAGGTGATCAGCCAGCTGAAGTACGGATACGAGTCCCCAAGGTACTCGAAGCAGCCGCCGCGGCCGCGggcgaagaagaagccGAGCAAGTGGACGATCGAGGAGAAGATGACGTACAGGGCGGCCTTCAGAGAGCACGGAAAGGACTGGGCCAAATTGTACGACGCAATGGCGCCTTACGGCAAGTCGCTGGACCAGATAAAGAACTTCTACCACAAAAACAACTTTAAGATGAAAACGGACGAGTCTGAGTAG
- a CDS encoding bifunctional dihydrofolate reductase/thymidilate synthase, which yields MGNDYTDLPPIKILAGITPDNGIGNTNGLPWPHIKRDFLYMFRLTTYVDPSVKQNNSEIQNVVVIGRKTYDSLPPNTFPFKNRISVVISRTLSEVPGGFVFDSVPKALMYIKDNLNYYKIFILGGSFIYNEVINMPVLDTLYITRVNKKYPCDVFFPKIPEDYVITGISKTFTNGDTTYDFVTYERKDQLREEPDHRTFHELLLTGEKFANKPPLYKACPNLKVRYSQELQYLDILADILNNGVKKTNRTGVDCFAKFGYQMRFDLSESFPLLTTKKVFLRGIIEELIWFIRGSTNGNDLLKKNVKIWELNGARGFLDALGFYDREEHDLGPVYGFQWRHFGAKYVDMHTDYNGQGIDQLSILIDKIKNKPNDRRLIVCSWNVADLSKMALPPCHLLFQFFVADGKLSCMMHQRSCDMGLGVPFNIASYSLLTYMIAQICDLEPGEFVHNLGDAHIYCNHVDAVKEQISRVPYPFPSLKLNKEIKRIEDFTLEDIKVENYISHPAIKMDMAA from the exons ATGGGTAACGATTACACCGATTTGCCACCTATTAAAATCTTGGCCGGTATTACACCGGATAATGGAATCGGCAATACTAATGGCTTGCCATGGCCACACATCAAGAGGGATTTCCTTTATATGTTTAGGTTGACTACATATGTTGACCCTAGTGTTAAGCAAAACAACTCGGAAATACAAAATGTAGTCGTTATTGGAAGAAAAACCTACGACAGTCTTCCTCCTAACACATTTCCTTTTAAAAACAGGATTAGCGTGGTCATTTCAAGAACact AAGCGAGGTACCCGGAGGATTTGTGTTCGACTCCGTTCCTAAAGCACTGATGTATATCAAAGACAATTTAAACtactataaaatattcatcCTGG GCGGAAGTTTCATTTACAATGAGGTTATCAACATGCCGGTTCTTGATACTCTGTATATAACCAGGGTCAACAAGAAGTATCCGTGCGACGTGTTCTTCCCGAAGATTCCCGAGGATTACGTAATCACAGGAATCAGTAAGACTTTTACAAACGGGGACACAACATACGACTTCGTGACCTATGAAAGGAAGGATCAACTAAGAGAAGAGCCGGATCATAGAACCTTTCACGAACTTCTTCTGACCGGGGAAAAGTTTGCAAATAAGCCACCTTTGTATAAGGCGTGTCCAAACTTGAAAGTTAGATACAGCCAGGAACTACAGTATCTTGACATTCTGGCTGATATACTAAACAACGGAGTGAAAAAGACCAACAGAACAG GGGTGGATTGCTTTGCCAAGTTTGGATACCAGATGAGATTCGACTTATCAGAGTCGTTTCCACTATTGACAACGAAGAAGGTCTTTCTAAGAGg AATAATTGAGGAACTCATATGGTTCATTCGGGGAAGCACCAACGGAAACGATCTGCTAAAAAAGAACGTTAAAATATGGGAGTTGAATGGAGCAAGAGGATTCCTGGACGCATTAGGGTTTTATGACAGAGAGGAACACGATTTAG GGCCTGTTTACGGATTCCAGTGGAGACATTTTGGTGCTAAATACGTGGATATGCACACGGACTACAA TGGCCAGGGAATCGACCAGTTGTCAATATTGAtcgataaaataaagaataagCCCAATGACAGGAGACTTATAGTTTGCTCCTGGAACGTTGCAG ATTTGTCGAAAATGGCACTGCCGCCTTGTCATTTGTTGTTCCAGTTCTTCGTAGCGGACGGAAAGCTGTCGTGTATGATGCATCAAAGGTCATGTGATATGGGTCTGGGAGTCCCATTTAACATTGCCTCGTACTCTCTACTGACATATATGATAGCCCAA ATTTGCGATCTTGAACCTGGAGAGTTTGTCCACAATCTGGGCGACGCACATATATACTGTAACCACGTTGATGCGGTCAAGGAGCAGATATCGAGAGTACCGTACCCATTTCcgagtttaaaattaaataaggAAATTAAGAGGATAGAAGATTTCACACTGGAAGACATTAAAGTGGAAAATTACATATCACACCCAGCCATAAAAATGGATATGGCAGCATAA